The Rhodobacter sp. CZR27 genome includes a window with the following:
- a CDS encoding GntR family transcriptional regulator, whose product MFRARGEDSLPVGSSRSFGKRLRPTNREADAPLWAQVKASLTALILEDGLQEHARLPSEAELCARFGVSRTVVREAMSQMVNEGLIYRLQGKGAFVAGRRDEQDFVGTTVGFSGELADKRKQVTRRILRQETGLPPPRIRKLLRIEETTRLVFVDRAMAVEGSPRMIVRWAMLESVVPGLDAMPLENRSLYDTIGRQYGVRLARAERWIEAVPALGEDAALLGVAEGTPVLGIESVAFNPAAQAIEYYTALYLTDRSRLHFTVSSPNF is encoded by the coding sequence ATGTTCCGCGCACGGGGAGAGGACAGCTTGCCGGTCGGCTCGAGCCGCAGCTTCGGGAAACGCCTTCGCCCCACCAACCGCGAGGCGGATGCGCCGCTGTGGGCGCAGGTCAAGGCCTCGCTCACCGCGCTCATCCTCGAGGACGGGCTGCAGGAACATGCCCGCCTGCCCTCGGAGGCGGAACTCTGCGCCCGCTTCGGCGTGTCGCGCACCGTCGTGCGCGAGGCAATGTCGCAAATGGTGAACGAGGGGCTGATCTACCGCCTGCAGGGCAAGGGGGCCTTCGTGGCCGGGCGGCGGGACGAGCAGGACTTCGTCGGCACCACCGTGGGCTTCTCGGGCGAGCTGGCCGACAAGCGCAAGCAGGTCACCCGGCGCATCCTGCGGCAAGAGACCGGCCTTCCGCCGCCGCGCATCCGCAAGCTTCTGCGGATCGAGGAGACCACGCGGCTGGTCTTCGTCGATCGCGCCATGGCGGTCGAGGGCAGCCCGCGGATGATCGTGCGCTGGGCGATGCTGGAAAGCGTGGTGCCGGGCCTTGACGCGATGCCGCTGGAGAACCGGTCGCTCTACGACACCATCGGCCGGCAGTATGGCGTGCGTCTCGCGCGGGCCGAGCGCTGGATCGAGGCCGTCCCGGCGCTGGGCGAGGATGCCGCCCTGCTCGGCGTGGCCGAAGGCACGCCCGTCCTCGGCATCGAATCGGTGGCCTTCAACCCGGCGGCACAGGCGATCGAGTATTACACCGCCCTCTATCTCACCGACCGGTCGCGGCTGCACTTCACGGTCTCCTCGCCGAATTTCTAG
- a CDS encoding alkyl/aryl-sulfatase, whose amino-acid sequence MSKLAVTTALTLVFAIASVGQVAAAGGGAVLSDPGAKEGRHFDAKGKMPSKFTIELQNGLRKSLPFEDRRDFEEAKHGFIAAPDYTQIMSDAGTVAWDMGSYDFLLMGKDFDSINPSLQRQAILNMAYGLYEVVPGKIYQVRGFDLANISFIRSDTGWIVFDPLTAKETARAALQFVNEKLGERPVVAVVYSHSHTDHYGGVRGVVDEADVASGKVPVIAPVGFMRHAVAENVYAGNAMNRRAMFQYGLLLPRSPFGHVDQSIGKNTAAGNTGLIAPTRLVEKPFETITVDGVTMVFQNTPGTEAPAEMNTYFPQFKAFWAAENITGTIHNIYTLRGALVRDALEWSKQINVALYEFGQEAEVMFASHSWPRFGNERIQEVMRTQRDTYANLNNQVLHLANRGVTINEIQNVYRLPDSLRTQWAAHSYHGSEEHNSRAVLNRYLGYWDGNPATLIPLSPRDSAPLYVEMMGGAGPILKKGQELFDTGRYLHAVEILNKLVYAQPGNEVAKNLLADTFEQIGYQKESPSLRNSFLAAAYELRNGMPAGLQVKTSGPDTIRAMSTDLWLDFLGVRLDAAEAAGLRTVINLVTPDNGEKFVVELSNSTLTNIKGRQAANPDLTITVNRTDLETVMAGTATLDDLVKAGKATLDGDRTVFDRMRGILVQFTPDFALVPGTVRAAPGQVPEGDPFAQQEPGDTSGG is encoded by the coding sequence ATGTCCAAGCTTGCAGTGACGACAGCGCTGACCCTGGTGTTTGCCATTGCCTCTGTTGGCCAGGTCGCGGCCGCCGGTGGCGGGGCGGTTCTCTCGGATCCCGGGGCGAAGGAGGGCCGGCATTTCGATGCCAAGGGCAAGATGCCCTCGAAATTCACCATCGAGTTGCAGAACGGCCTGCGCAAGTCCCTGCCGTTCGAGGACCGGCGCGACTTCGAGGAAGCGAAGCACGGCTTCATCGCGGCGCCCGACTACACGCAGATCATGTCGGACGCCGGAACGGTCGCCTGGGACATGGGCAGTTACGACTTCCTGCTGATGGGCAAGGACTTCGACAGCATCAACCCCTCGCTGCAGCGCCAGGCCATCCTGAACATGGCCTACGGCCTCTACGAGGTGGTTCCCGGCAAGATCTACCAGGTGCGCGGCTTCGACCTCGCCAACATCAGCTTCATCCGCAGCGACACCGGCTGGATCGTCTTCGACCCGCTCACCGCGAAGGAGACCGCCCGCGCCGCGCTTCAGTTCGTCAACGAGAAGCTGGGCGAGCGTCCCGTGGTCGCCGTGGTCTATTCGCACTCGCACACCGACCACTATGGCGGCGTGCGCGGCGTGGTGGACGAGGCCGACGTCGCCAGCGGCAAGGTGCCGGTGATCGCGCCCGTGGGCTTCATGCGCCATGCGGTGGCCGAGAATGTCTATGCCGGCAACGCGATGAACCGGCGCGCGATGTTCCAGTACGGGCTTCTGCTGCCGCGCAGCCCCTTCGGCCATGTCGACCAGTCGATCGGCAAGAACACCGCCGCCGGCAATACCGGCCTGATCGCGCCGACCCGGCTGGTCGAGAAGCCGTTCGAGACGATCACCGTCGACGGCGTGACGATGGTGTTCCAGAACACCCCCGGCACCGAGGCGCCGGCCGAGATGAACACCTATTTCCCGCAGTTCAAGGCGTTCTGGGCGGCCGAGAACATCACCGGCACGATCCACAACATCTACACGCTGCGCGGCGCGCTGGTGCGCGATGCGCTCGAATGGTCCAAGCAGATCAACGTCGCCCTCTACGAGTTCGGCCAGGAGGCCGAGGTGATGTTCGCCTCGCACAGCTGGCCGCGCTTCGGCAACGAGCGCATCCAGGAGGTGATGCGCACCCAGCGCGACACCTATGCCAACCTCAACAACCAGGTGCTGCACCTGGCGAACAGGGGCGTCACGATCAACGAGATCCAGAACGTCTACCGGCTTCCCGACAGCCTGAGGACCCAGTGGGCGGCGCACAGCTATCACGGCTCGGAGGAGCACAACAGCCGTGCGGTGCTCAACCGCTACCTCGGCTACTGGGACGGCAATCCGGCGACGCTGATCCCGCTGTCGCCGCGCGACTCGGCGCCGCTCTATGTCGAGATGATGGGGGGCGCCGGTCCCATCCTGAAGAAGGGCCAGGAACTCTTCGACACGGGCCGGTATCTCCACGCCGTCGAGATCCTGAACAAGCTGGTCTATGCCCAGCCCGGCAACGAGGTTGCCAAGAACCTGCTGGCCGACACGTTCGAACAGATCGGCTACCAGAAGGAAAGCCCCAGCCTGCGCAACAGCTTTCTCGCCGCGGCCTACGAGCTGCGCAACGGCATGCCAGCGGGCCTGCAGGTCAAGACGAGCGGCCCGGACACGATCCGCGCCATGAGCACCGACCTCTGGCTCGACTTCCTCGGGGTGCGGCTGGATGCGGCCGAGGCGGCTGGCCTGCGGACGGTGATCAACCTCGTGACACCGGACAACGGCGAGAAATTCGTGGTGGAGCTGAGCAACTCGACCCTGACCAACATCAAGGGCCGGCAGGCGGCCAATCCCGATCTCACCATCACGGTGAACCGGACCGACCTCGAGACCGTGATGGCGGGGACGGCGACGCTCGACGATCTGGTGAAGGCCGGCAAGGCGACCCTGGACGGCGACAGGACGGTGTTCGACAGGATGCGCGGGATCCTCGTGCAGTTCACGCCCGACTTCGCGCTGGTGCCGGGCACGGTGCGTGCCGCGCCCGGACAGGTTCCCGAAGGCGATCCCTTCGCCCAGCAGGAACCGGGCGACACCTCGGGCGGCTGA
- the phoU gene encoding phosphate signaling complex protein PhoU: MSSDVHILNAFDRDLDAIRAMILQMGKLVLAGLRDATLALEARDEAMAAGVVKADAAIDAIELQVQEAAARLIALRAPTAGDLRTVLAVMKIASSLERCGDYVKNLGKRSGALAHLSPVEGSTGSILRMAKLVGDLLTDVLAACERRDAELAESVRQRDREVDQMYNSMFREFLSHMIEDPGSINAFMHLHFIAKNIERMGDHATGMAEQVIYLVTGSLPEDPRPKDDVTASAMDSGSGH; encoded by the coding sequence ATGAGCAGCGACGTCCATATCCTGAACGCCTTCGACCGTGACCTCGACGCGATCCGGGCCATGATTTTGCAGATGGGAAAGCTGGTGCTGGCCGGCCTGCGCGATGCGACGCTCGCGCTCGAGGCGCGGGACGAGGCCATGGCGGCCGGCGTGGTCAAGGCCGACGCCGCCATCGACGCGATCGAGCTTCAGGTGCAGGAGGCCGCCGCACGCCTGATCGCGCTGCGCGCGCCCACGGCGGGGGATCTGCGCACCGTGCTTGCCGTGATGAAGATAGCCTCGTCGCTGGAGCGTTGCGGCGACTATGTGAAGAACCTCGGCAAACGGTCGGGCGCCCTCGCCCACCTGTCGCCGGTGGAAGGCTCGACCGGCTCGATCCTGCGCATGGCGAAGCTCGTCGGCGACCTGCTGACCGATGTTCTGGCAGCCTGCGAACGGCGCGATGCCGAGCTTGCGGAAAGCGTGCGCCAGCGCGACCGCGAGGTGGACCAGATGTACAATTCGATGTTCCGCGAGTTCCTCTCGCACATGATCGAGGATCCGGGCAGCATCAACGCCTTCATGCACCTGCATTTCATCGCCAAGAACATCGAGCGGATGGGCGATCATGCGACCGGCATGGCCGAGCAGGTGATCTATCTCGTCACCGGCAGCCTGCCCGAGGATCCGCGACCGAAGGACGACGTCACCGCCTCGGCGATGGACAGCGGCTCCGGCCACTGA